The sequence below is a genomic window from Macadamia integrifolia cultivar HAES 741 chromosome 1, SCU_Mint_v3, whole genome shotgun sequence.
GGAAATCATTGGAACTGGAAATTTGTTCTCTGATAATCTAACCTTACCTTTAATTTGATAATGCATCTTTCCAGTTGCTTTACCAGGATAAGAATTGGAAGTTGTAATTAGTGTTTGGTGCTGCAACTATGTTATAGATGCCAGCTTTTTACTTGTCCCCATGTTCTAGGAGAGAATTTTTCAGCTTTTGGCACATTCTATCTCGTTCTCATGTACTACGAGATAGGATTTATCTATAGAGAGAagagattttaattttatatatatatatatatatagatatatatattttttaaagtcTTATAGGAGCATGCATTGGGTGAGCTGATTACTGACTCATTAGCTGGGTGAGCACCCTGTTTAGGATCATCTGGGAAGTTTACTACCCAAAAACAACACTGGCTACATGACCCAGGTTACCTTGCAAATTACCATTGCAATATTTTAAGTTGCAGGATTTCTTCACAGAATATACTAGAATGGGGCCTGAATgttaaaaagtaaagaaaaatatttaaacaAACGTAATGTGgtggaaatgaggatgttgcaatggatgagtggtaaaactagaaaagataaaataaagaacaaacaAATTAAAGCAAATCTGGGTGTTGCCCATATTGATGATAAGTTGCGAGAAacttgtttgaggtggcatggataTGTGCAACAGAGGTTTTGAATGCTCCACTACAGAGAAAAGAGAAGCGATTCATTGCAAATCGAAGGAGGTAAAAGAGCCAAAGGTAGGCATAAATTAACCATAAAAGAAATGGTGAGGAAGGACATGTATAGGTTAGGATTGGAATTAGATTGGAATCTTGTATGCCTTTGATTGAGTTGACTTCTTCACAACTGTCCTGGCTTCTCCTTTAGAATTTTTCCAGCAGCAATTTGAATCTCCAGGAATCCCTGTTACCTGAAGTTGATACAGTTGCTACATCTGTCATATAGATGTAGGCTGATAAAAGACTCGTGCTATTCATAAAGGATACCCTTGATAAAGTTATCATTCATCATTTTTGTTCTcacgaaaaaaaaattcttgacaCAACGtacaaaatataaccgcaagctcTAGATATCAGTCAACCTAATATATGCTACTAATAATGCAGAAGAGAATGGGACTTCCATTTTTGCAAGTCCTTAGCCTACTCAAGAGAATTATCTTAAGAGATTGCAGGTAGTGTTTATTCTAGATTagttccaagttccaactcCAACTAAtaacttctaaaaaaaattcctaaactTGAACTTAAGATATACTAGAACGCttacaaaattttaaaaccagACAGTGTAGAACAAACTCTCCTAGTCGTCATCTATCATGTAGGTACGATGGATGGCACTTGATGATGAATCAAGTCCAAATTACATGTAGTACACCTATCACAGATAGCTGGTGAGTAAATCACAGAATATTCAATAGTTGCTATATATTGcttgctccccccccccccaaaaaaaaaaaaaacacacacacacacaacacatAGGGTCCCTTCTGGGCCATGGCTGAAATGTTATAACGGTGTCCTGTTCTTTAGTGCTTCTGAGTGAACACAAATCCATATGTAAGCATGATAAGCATGCTGTGCATTATGACAAGTAACCGTAAATGAaggaggacgaaattttcagaagatATAGATGCACTGCCTAAACAGTAGTTTTGCTAATTTAACTTGCTTATCTTTCCTTTTAATAGGATTGGGCTCTACCTTGTAGAAGACAGTTTTATTGTTACCTTTCCTCTTAACAAATGGCGTGTTTAATTTCAGGTGTACAAATGGATGATCCAACAGCATcggtttcgatttgattttaCACTAGCTAGTAGACTAGCAGATTTtatgggaaaagagagaaaattttctaaGTGTCGGGAGATATTTGATGACATAATCAATCAGGGTAATGTGCCTAGTGAATCTACATTCCATATTTTGACTGTTGCATATCTCAGTGCACCTGTTCAAGGTTGTCTGGAGGAAGCATGCGGCATTTACAACCGCATGATTCAGTTTGGAGGCTACCAACCCCGCCTCAGTTTACACAATTCTCTTTTTAAAGCTCTCATTAGTAAACCTGGAGGTGAATCAAAATGTTATTTAAAGCAGGCAGAGTTCATATTTCATAACTTGGTATCATCTGGACTAGAGATACACAAGGAGATTTATGCTGGCCTGATATGGCTTCACAGTTATCAGGATACTATAGATAGAGAAAGGATAACAGAACTGAGGAAGGAGATGCAAGAGGCAGGAATCAAAGAGGGAATAGAGGTTCTTCTGTCCCAACTGAGAGCTTGCTCCAAAGAAGGGGACATGGAGGAAGCAGAAAGAACTTGGCTTAAGCTCCTGAAGTCTGAATGTAGTCTCCCTTCTCAAGCTTTTGTTTATCGAATGGAAGTCTATTCAAAAGTTGGAGAACCCATGAAATCGTTGGAGATATTTAGAGGAATGCAGGAGCATTTGGGGTCTACCAGTGTTGTGGCATATCATAAGATCATAGAGGTGATGTGTAAAGCGCATGAAATGGAAGATGCAGAAACCCTAATGGATGAGTTCCAAAACAGTGGTCTAAAGCCCCTTATGCCATCTTTTATTGCTCTAATGGGTATGTATTTTGATTTGAGCTTGCACAACAAATTGGAGTCAACTTTCACCCAGTGCGTTGAGAATTACAATCCCAATCGAACTATTTACAATATATACTTGGATTCATTGGTAAAAATTGCTAATATTGACAAGGCGGAGGAGATCTTCAACCAAATGCTCAGTGATGGGATGATTGGTGTGAACACTAGGTCATGCAATGCCATCTTAGGGTTGTATCTCTCTTCTGGAGAGCATGTGAAGGCAGAAAAAATTTATGACTTCATGTGCCAGAAGAAATATGACATTGAATCTCCACTAATGGATAAAATTGATTATATTCTGAGCTTAAAGAGAAAGGTGGTTAAGAAGAAGCCCACAAGTCTAAAACTCAGCAAAGAACAAAGGGAGATCTTGGTTGGCTTGCTCCTGGGTGGTTTGCAGATAGAATCGGATGAAGAAAGGAGGAATCATGCACTCCATTTTGATTTCAGTGAAAACTCTGATGTGCATTGTGTTCTAAAAAGACATTTATTCGATCTGTACCATGAGTGGTTACGTTTCTGTGGTAGGTCAAATGATGAGAGTGATGACATACCAAATCAATTCTCCACAATTCCACATTCTTATTTTGGCTTTTATGCAGATCAGTTCTGGCTCAAAGGCCGGCCGGTAATTCCAAAGCTTATTCATCGTTGGCTTTCACCCAGTGTTCTAGCATACTGGTATATGTATGGAGGCCTCAGATCATCCTCAGGGGATATTGTGCTGAAACTAAAGGGTGGTAGTCAGGAAGGTGTTGAAAGAATTGTCAAGACATTAAAAGCAAAATCATTGGACTGCAGGGTTAAGAGGAAGGGGAAAGTGTTTTGGATTGGTTTCCTAGGAAGTAATTCTGTCTGGTTCTGGAAACTTACAGAACCTTACATTCTGGATGGCTTAAAAGATCTTCTAAAACCAGATGGTCACTTTTTGGAAGGTGAAATGGCTGAAGACCAAAGCATCAGCTTTGATACAGAGTCTGATTCAGATGAAGGAGCTTCTGACTACGACAGTAAGAATGATCTTCAGGACAGCCATTAGTACGTGTAGATACTAAATGTACACTATGTTAATATTATCCTAGTTTCTGAATCTTGAAACAGCAATTGCATATCTGAGTTCCACAGCAGGCTGACCAAGTAATAGTGGTAGCTTTTGGGAGACATCAAAAGTTGCTTCTCCAGGGCATAGAGGTTAAGTTTCTCTATGGTTAAATTAATGAATGATTTTTCGATGAATTGATAAATTAGTCCAATTATAAAATGTATTATAGTGTTAATTCTTCATGCCCTTTAGATTGTCAAATCACACAACCTGTTTTCCTTGTTTATTGGTTACCATTGTAATTGTCATTGCTATTTTATATAATATGAAAATTAAATTGGATGTTACTGCATTCGAATTCAGGAACCTGAATCATTGGCAGGAAGAGATTGCATGTTCTGGTAACTCTGTTAGGTCCTGGAGATAGAGAGATGTCCCAAATtcagaaaatattttcctttgttGTATGTAGATTTCTGCCTTTGTATCTTGCCATGAAAGCATGAAGTAAATCAATCCCCAGTCAGAGGAACTGGGTGTGGAGAGTATTTTGGTTCACAGATTGCATTATATATAATTCATCCATTGATGGTGTTTGATGACTACTGTTAGGTGGAGATTGGAAAAAATCTGAACAGGCAGGGACTGTAGGAATAAAATCAGCAACAGATATGCAAGTTATCCAAAACTGGGTGGATGACTGTGTCTAGTCAAGTGAGATAACCCCCAAAACACCTCAATGATCCAATTGTTGGAACAAAAGCAAAGACCAATATTCAGATGCTAACCAAAAACAGGGGTGCTGCAAGAAATAAGATAAGAAACTTCTCAAAACAGGGGTGCCGAATGTGATAGTATATCAGCAAATCAGGAGTGCAGTAGGTATTTAATCTCCACCAATATTACTCATAACAGATTAGTAAATCAAAAGTAATATATTCAGAAGGAAGATTACCCAGAAAGGAACCCCTGTGCCACTACCAATTCTACACACATCAAACTCATATAGGTTTCTCCAACTGACACACTTAACCCCACTCCTTACACTGCACACCAAAGAGATACTAAACACCAGCAAATAAAGTTTCGTTTAGCGTAATCAAATGTGCTAAGCATCACCATGTATATGACTAAAGTCTTCACAAAAATCACAAGCTCTACCAACAAAATCATCAGATAAACCAGTAATTGATACCCCTGCCAAGAGCATACATGGCAACAAAAAATGCTGCCCTAATTTGATCTCATGAGACTCACCTACAATCAAAAACTAAAAGTGTCTTTAACATcctaaaacaatcaaataatatATCATGAATATCCCAATCTAATTCATCTAAGTCATCCGATCGAAAAAGATTAATTAACAATACCCTTGGCATCCAAAACAGCCAAGCAGTTGCCAACGCAAAGCAGACTTAACTAAGCTTTTGGATCACACTCATAAACCAAGCAGGGGTGTGGGAGCCATCCCAGGATGCATCATGCATTCCAGGACCCTAGGCTGGAATGCATACAGGTTCCAAAACAACCATGAAACCACCTAAAGAGTAGTGCAAACTTAATAGATGACTGAAATTATTGCATCATTTTCAGGTGCATCCAGCTTTATTATATCTCAGCAGTTATTTGGATGCCAAAGTGATTTCCACATTACAGCTGACTTGCTTTggaaaaataggagaaagaTCATGTGGTACATGTCCCAAGAGCCAATAATATTGCatatttgcaaaaaaaaaaaaaaaaaatgtattgcatattTCAGTAtctattaaaaaacaaattaacaaaagaTATTTGGAAAGGAAGAAACTTAAAAGTATTTAACATTACTTTGATTTAAAtgttcagaagaaaaaaaaaacataaaattaggAACAATACATAGAACATGATGTCCAACATCTCAGCCTGGTTCCAAATTGGCCTTCATTAAGAGAAACTAGATACAACTGAAGCTCAAGTGTTTCCAACATATggtatttcttttatgtacaCTCAGGTTTCAGTCTGGGACATACGATCGCAGTCTCTGCCTGATCAGACTGTTTAATGAAAGACCCTCACTCAAGGCCGGCTACTATGGCATGCAAGCATAGTGCTGCCCCACGAAATGAAAGCTGGAAGCAGGAAATCACCCTTAATTAAAATGCCCTGCTGGATTTCTGTTCCATGATAAGAAGGATGGATCCCCCAGCGGCCTGCAAAATAGCAACCTCAAGCTCAATAAATATACAAAAATGTTCTGTACAGAAGGATTTTACTTCCCATGAGAGGAGTATATATGGCACCCAAAAAAGtagtatatatattataatatatttactTCAATTAATGTCTACAGCCAGTTATATAATATAAGTAATAATGATGACAGAACAGCTGCAATGTGGAAGGTATATAAGATATTGATACACCTCAAGATGCAATTTAAATATACTGAAATTGTCCACTGAACTTAACCTCACTTCTCTAAGATGGCTATAGACAGAActaagcaagaaaaaaaaagccaacAGGCCAAAACCAggcaaaagagaaaggagtagAAAATTATTCTAAGAAAAATTGAGATAAGAAATGCCAATAGCATTTCATTATTACACTTGCACCAGGTCAAAGCAGGACAATTTTCCTAAGCCATAACAATATTCATCATATTCCTCTATACAGATCTGGTGATTCATAATACAAAAGAACCAGGACATGGGTGGGATCTATCAAATCGTGCATCCTGAACCATTCCCACCCACTGACTTTCCCTGTAATATGTAAACGCACACCCATAGGTGGATCAGGTGGTTCTTCCCATCTGATGCAGATCTACTTTCAAAATCATAGTGATACTCCCAGATTTTAAATCCAGCCACGTGTTTTCTTCACCTTTGAAAATGGCTCCACAACTTGATCCATATACCATCTATCTAGAAAGCTTCTTCAAAGTCCAAatcttattttcaaaatctcATGGCTTCTATCTTTTGTTATTGTTTGAGTCTATTTGGCCAGAATGGTTAAAAAAACTTGGGCAGCAGGGGCCAGGGGTTACAGCtatgtacatttgcccctcctagatcCTGCAGTACTGGGAGCCTCaggcactgggttgctcttttcaACTCCAGTCTTAACTGGTTGCTATTTCAGTTATTGGATCTGTTATGGACACCCAAATAGAGTTTGTGTATGGAAGTTTCCTTCTCTGTTTAGGTTTCCTCTCTTAGAGTCATATTTGTAATGGGTTGCTCCCATTGCAACATGCACATGGAGAATTCCTAAAGTCCAGTTGTTTCTTTCCTTGTTTAATATTTAGTTCTCTTAGGATACTCCAAATTTGCGTGTGTCTAGATGAGTTTATGTTTagtttaaaaattttgttttgctttctttttcaagttcaatgtACCAGGCATAGCCTCTGCTCATGGTAAGGGTAGTTGTGTGTCGCTCATCGATCGTTTCTACTTCTTACGCTCTTATTCAACCGTCAATGCTCGTCTGAGTTTACTCATGATCGTTTGTTCTGGGTTAGGTGACCTGTGGGTCTAAAGGAGTTAGATTTagttttaaattttgttttgctttctttttcaagttcaatgtATTGGGCATAGCCTCCCATCGATTTGATTAACGGAATTGATTTAGTTCAATATACCGAGCATAGCTCCTCTCTCATTCTGAAATTTTATTCTtcatcattctctctctttcccaccACCAGTAGATTCATCTCCATCAATCTACATCAACTTGTTATCCAAGCCAAACCTGGCGATAGATACTATCGATCCTATCCTCTTGTTTTTTGTCTACCAACAACTTCAAGTCATGCAAGAGAACTTGTGAAAGCTTAAAGCGAATTTTGAGGAGACTTTGTGATCATTTACAGAATTTAAGAGCCAATCGCTGCTCATATCCGGCCGTATGGACACTTACTTCAACAAACTGATCTAAATTGTTGAGTACTCAATTCGTGGAAGAGCCAGAATACGAGTTGATTGAGGAATCTCTTGAGACAAAGGTACTCAAGCTGAGCCCTTGATTGTAATTTCAGATGAATTGATCAAAGAACCAACTGAAAATAAAGTAGTAGAGAATATTATGTTAAAGAGGAGCAAACCGAGATCATCCCAATAGGGTTTGAACATGTGAAATTTGTTCTTCCACAACAAATCTTCAATGTCAAAATCCTAACACTCACTATTGTTGATCATGTTGCTCATAAGAATCAGTATATCATCATCAAGTTAATGTGGCTGATTGTGGATGCCAAACGAGTGGTGATGATTCTCTATGTTGAGTCCCGACTGATTCTgtgagggggtgaatcagtgtacCAAATTCTTTTTTCTGACTGTGCACTTGACGGCAACCAATCTAACACTGCAGCAATCATATACACATTCAAATGCAAACTCAACCTCTTGTCATAGGCATTTCCAAGTATGTACACCCATCTTGCAACCAACACACACTCCAAAAGTAGTATAGTAAATACAAAGAAGCCACATGCACAACACACCTATTTTTCGAGGTTCCACAATAAACCTTTGTCTCCGGAGTAGTGCTTTATAAAGAGTACCCATAAAGGCTTcatacatactcaatacacTTTTAACTGCAGTTGCAGTAGTGAGCAGCCACACCCAGATTTTTCCTTGCATATAACTGAGAGGGCACTTAGTGCCAATACAAACTGTCAGTTTCCCCAGCATAGAACTAGGATGTTGCATTAACGGAAATGTTTAGGTTGTactaactaccaaggaacacatgcCCTTGTGTCTAGATGAAACTAGACACCACAGTACAAAGATAATAGGCTTATAGTGATGCCATACAATTTTCCATAAGCTAGAATAGTTTTACAGCACACCTTCACTATCTCTTAAGCTAGAATAGTTTTACAGCACACCTTCACTATCTCTTAAGCTAGATACAATACTCAGATAGCAtatgaaaacaaagaaaatttggAACAAGCTTGCAACCCTATCTAAGATGTCCAGAGATGTCCCTGAGATGATCTTTGTTCACTAGAACCTTCAACTTCACCTCAAATGTGTGAACATGACTTTTCAAGTGTACACAGTAGCTTTGGGGACAACTCAATCAACCCTGcttgtctcttcttcttcaatgcacAAGAGGACAGCAAAACCCCttctttcttcacttttctgtccctttttcttttgctttcaatGCAGCAACACAAACACACACCCACTTAGCAAGACCTCCATTGATGGAGACAATATCACTCACTTGAGATAGATGGGAGCATTAAACACACTCAAAGTGATGGAGGgatcttctcctctctttttctcttgtaggttttctttcttttttttcttcttataagagagagaatgacaATGAGCCCTAAAACTCACTTAAATACCCCCACGAATGACCCAGTCCCAAACTTGGTCCAACTATTCAGTTTGAACCTGAAACCAATCTGGTAGACTAACCTTTCCTCATTCCGGAGGGCATAACTTATTCTATATAACTCCAATTGAGCTGACTCTTGTCTCAATTGAACATAGACTCAAAAATCACAACGTtgctagaaatagccttcctccAATTCTGCCCAGAAGGTGCTCAAATTTGGCTTGAAGCCATATGAACCAAACCAATCATGAGTTGACAGTGTACTTGAATGTGGACGACCTACTCGAACTCACAGAGTCACCGTTGACTGTCAATGCTGGGAAGATTGTACCTCTTCCATAGAAATAGCCATATCTTCCTTATTTGAGCTCCAATTGACCCAATTATTTTTGCTACGTACAGAAGACTCGAAGGGCTACAATTTTCATGAGGACACCTCCAACCCAGGTACAGTGCATGGATCCCAAAAATGGGCTTGAACCTGAATGATGTGTAGGACCCTGCCTTTTCAGCCTACACATTGTCCTAAAGAACATGCTATAACTTGTTACTCCAATATCGGATCGACATGATTCTAGTTGTGTTGGTGATGTAAGACTAGGTCACATAGGATCCCAGTCCCGGGCAGGATCtaaaattctggctgaatagggagAACACATCTAGCCGAGGGTGGGAACTTCAACTGGTCTTGAAAAGTGGGTCGAGTACTCCTTTGGTGTCCTTTGTTAAACCCTTAAAAGGTCCTTGTAATCAGATCCCAGAATTGGAAGATCTGAGGACAGGTTCTCAACTAGGAAAGTAAGGATGGTACTCAAGAACAGCAGCTAGAGGACTCCAATGGCCACCAAGCTTGGATCAAGTGGTCCTCTTGGAGGCTAGAATAAAGCCTCAGAAAGGGTTGATTGATCAGGATTCAGGTGTGGGAGATGTGGCCAAATCGACGAAGCTTCAAAACCCTGACAATGTCTACAATCGATTTTGATCTCCTCGGTTGTGCTTGAACTGATCTGTAGGCTGAACTTCAGGTCTGCAAATAACTCTCAACTACTCTCTCTCACAAAggctaaaacagaaaataataaaaaagaaaagaaaaatcgatggagggttgagaagggagaagaagaactagtgaatgggcatctcacctagggcatctcacccaactgcatcccacagcacaacagcataagccatcttttttttttttttcattgataaaTTCGTACTCAATGTTGTCCctccttacaaacttatatagaagactcaaaactgactcaaacactaaaaaagaaatgcataacccaatccttaactaattgggaaacataaacttactaggaaactgaaataacaaaggaaatagactcaaaacaggacccTAACTAttctaatgaattaaatcccatttttctacttttacccatattttaggctcattaaagtggcccattacaaagacgaccaatgggatcaaaggcccaacacatacataacccaacctaaggcttatttgcaacaaaataagcccattaagtgacttatctacatcaatttgccctctcttagaaaaaaattgtcctcgaattttgcaaagtgtgagggtgattatagcatgATGCACGTCTCTCTTCAGgccatagaaaaattcaggtagccctttgataataaggatgcagtctagaatgtgaggagctcgatcttcaagatactttaatgggatgacgaactccacatgctcaacttcaacaacctcaaatgtatccatgggatcatccacatgaatgccttcaaccactgtgttcttgacctccacaatttcaatctcaagctccttaggatcttcctcttagttgttcacaatcatcacaatTGTTGTAGGGTTAAGTTCCACAGTCTCAatctcattgtccattgtggcaaccttgttccTTTCGATTTCTTCCACATGAATCTcattgatgggaacatcaatgactagctctTCCTTAACAATAGGAATTGTTGGAATTTCTtccacactaacctcaacttcagGTTTAGATGTTTTGAttggaggtgtcttctcttgttgctcctttgcacATTTTTTCACAAGAGTGCCCAAGTGGTTTACCAATTGTTTCTGACTCTTGTAACATGTGGGTGTCTTTTGGAGACCTGTAGATGTATTATGATGGGAATCTTACGGTgggaagagccttctttggaTATATGCAAGGAGGTATTGTGTCactaactcgtacttcatctcttcccaagtcctaggctcatgtcctcgaacCCAGAGTCGCTTTTTATGGACTCTCCACCATTCTCCAACACAACCAATCAACCGGGAGCAAACAAATCGAAGCTTTCGTGTCTCTGTCAAGctatagtagtcaaaatattcatCCAGAGAATCTAGCAAATCAAGTACGTAGCatgtatccctttgtccagcAAAGTAACTAACTTCTAGAACCATCTTCGGTtaataatgtagaactagaatcacaagtgattataatcccaggcaggatctaaAATtatggctgaatagagaagatgtcctccgaTAGGCTTgattctagctctcaaacactctcacaacaaac
It includes:
- the LOC122082123 gene encoding pentatricopeptide repeat-containing protein At2g15820, chloroplastic-like isoform X1, whose protein sequence is MLLHSGAQDLSSSTFTIATTSTSTFFLNPNQNPTTTLRPSMRTAVSSSIRAFRSIAFSPSFRNLFYDYSPKIISPFNGNRNRNRRLSVFQPSPAASASASTALSQQLLSEDERVGVEEIWDLGTESEREVFDFDAVSMDNDLKHLKLPSLEVKELEELPEQWRRSRLAWLCKELPSHKPGTLIRILNGQRKWMTQEDATYVAVHCMRIRENEASFRVYKWMIQQHRFRFDFTLASRLADFMGKERKFSKCREIFDDIINQGNVPSESTFHILTVAYLSAPVQGCLEEACGIYNRMIQFGGYQPRLSLHNSLFKALISKPGGESKCYLKQAEFIFHNLVSSGLEIHKEIYAGLIWLHSYQDTIDRERITELRKEMQEAGIKEGIEVLLSQLRACSKEGDMEEAERTWLKLLKSECSLPSQAFVYRMEVYSKVGEPMKSLEIFRGMQEHLGSTSVVAYHKIIEVMCKAHEMEDAETLMDEFQNSGLKPLMPSFIALMGMYFDLSLHNKLESTFTQCVENYNPNRTIYNIYLDSLVKIANIDKAEEIFNQMLSDGMIGVNTRSCNAILGLYLSSGEHVKAEKIYDFMCQKKYDIESPLMDKIDYILSLKRKVVKKKPTSLKLSKEQREILVGLLLGGLQIESDEERRNHALHFDFSENSDVHCVLKRHLFDLYHEWLRFCGRSNDESDDIPNQFSTIPHSYFGFYADQFWLKGRPVIPKLIHRWLSPSVLAYWYMYGGLRSSSGDIVLKLKGGSQEGVERIVKTLKAKSLDCRVKRKGKVFWIGFLGSNSVWFWKLTEPYILDGLKDLLKPDGHFLEGEMAEDQSISFDTESDSDEGASDYDSKNDLQDSH
- the LOC122082123 gene encoding pentatricopeptide repeat-containing protein At2g15820, chloroplastic-like isoform X2, producing MLLHSGAQDLSSSTFTIATTSTSTFFLNPNQNPTTTLRPSMRTAVSSSIRAFRSIAFSPSFRNLFYDYSPKIISPFNGNRNRNRRLSVFQPSPAASASASTALSQQLLSEDERVGVEEIWDLGTESEREVFDFDAVSMDNDLKHLKLPSLEVKELEELPEQWRRSRLAWLCKELPSHKPGTLIRILNGQRKWMTQEDATYVAVHCMRIRENEASFRVYKWMIQQHRFRFDFTLASRLADFMGKERKFSKCREIFDDIINQGNVPSESTFHILTVAYLSAPVQGCLEEACGIYNRMIQFGGYQPRLSLHNSLFKALISKPGGESKCYLKQAEFIFHNLVSSGLEIHKEIYAGLIWLHSYQDTIDRERITELRKEMQEAGIKEGIEVLLSQLRACSKEGDMEEAERTWLKLLKSECSLPSQAFVYRMEVYSKVGEPMKSLEIFRGMQEHLGSTSVVAYHKIIEVMCKAHEMEDAETLMDEFQNSGLKPLMPSFIALMGMYFDLSLHNKLESTFTQCVENYNPNRTIYNIYLDSLVKIANIDKAEEIFNQMLSDGMIGVNTRSCNAILGLYLSSGEHVKAEKIYDFMCQKKYDIESPLMDKIDYILSLKRKVVKKKPTSLKLSKEQREILVGLLLGGLQIESDEERRNHALHFDFSENSDVHCVLKRHLFDLYHEWLRFCDQFWLKGRPVIPKLIHRWLSPSVLAYWYMYGGLRSSSGDIVLKLKGGSQEGVERIVKTLKAKSLDCRVKRKGKVFWIGFLGSNSVWFWKLTEPYILDGLKDLLKPDGHFLEGEMAEDQSISFDTESDSDEGASDYDSKNDLQDSH